The following are encoded together in the Lathyrus oleraceus cultivar Zhongwan6 chromosome 3, CAAS_Psat_ZW6_1.0, whole genome shotgun sequence genome:
- the LOC127126747 gene encoding uncharacterized protein LOC127126747 yields the protein MANLHRIFPLTIIIFITLLAFFTSNTKTVAGRSSSFIKPTCMFHACIEDLQNNLRLSSSPPHSFHRKARVRLEDIDPRHYNYFQRYNDDEIARLVPSGPNPLHNLR from the exons ATGGCAAATTTGCATAGGATATTTCCTCTAACCATTATCATATTCATTACTCTCTTAGCATTTTTCACTAGCAATACCAAAACAGTTGCAGGTCGATCTTCTTCCTTCATAAAACCAACATGCATGTTTCATGCATGTATCGAGGATTTGCAGAATAATCTGAGATTAAGTTCATCTCCTCCTCATAGCTTTCATCGAAAAGCCAG AGTAAGATTGGAAGATATAGATCCAAGACATTACAATTATTTTCAACGTTATAATGACGATGAAATTGCAAGACTCGTTCCATCAGGTCCTAATCCACTTCATAACCTTCGATAA